A genomic window from Bacillus sp. Marseille-P3661 includes:
- a CDS encoding restriction endonuclease subunit S, producing the protein MKSNYKRLGPYIRQVDIRNKDDKRDNLLGVSVTKEFIKSIANTVGTDFTKYKVVKKNQFTYIPDTSRRGDKIAVALLEKEEEGLVSQAYTVFEVTDSDRLLPEYLMMWFRRPEFDRYARFISHGSVREIFSWEDLCEIKLPIPSIKMQEETVNQYNVIQDRINQNNIIIRKTEETAHAIYKQWFVDFEFPNENGEPYKSSGGEMEFIDGLDMEIPKGWRVGTIGEILTPKGYIRGPFGSALKKDEMVELGVPVYEQQHAIYNHREFRYFITEEKYKSLKRFAVKKDDFVISCSGTLGKVTVIKEDDPIGIINQALLILRVDPNKLAPICFKYFITSKEGNAKLIADAGGSAQVNIAKREEVESIPIVIPDLKQQNIVSKLLSTCDYYINIKLKENDLLEKSKEIFLTKVTTVGG; encoded by the coding sequence ATGAAATCAAATTATAAACGTTTAGGTCCGTATATTCGGCAAGTTGATATAAGAAATAAAGATGATAAAAGAGATAATCTTCTTGGTGTATCTGTAACGAAAGAATTCATTAAATCGATTGCTAATACTGTAGGAACAGATTTCACAAAATATAAAGTGGTGAAGAAAAATCAATTCACATATATCCCTGACACTTCACGAAGAGGCGATAAAATAGCAGTGGCTTTACTTGAAAAAGAAGAAGAGGGATTAGTATCACAAGCATATACAGTTTTTGAAGTTACTGATAGTGATAGATTATTACCAGAATATTTAATGATGTGGTTTAGGCGGCCTGAATTTGATAGATACGCAAGGTTTATTTCTCATGGTAGTGTTCGTGAAATTTTTAGTTGGGAAGATTTATGTGAAATAAAGTTACCTATACCATCGATTAAAATGCAAGAAGAAACTGTGAATCAATATAATGTAATACAAGATAGAATAAATCAAAATAATATCATAATTCGAAAGACAGAAGAAACTGCACATGCTATTTATAAGCAATGGTTTGTTGACTTTGAATTCCCTAATGAGAACGGGGAACCATATAAATCTAGTGGTGGCGAGATGGAGTTTATTGATGGATTAGATATGGAGATACCAAAAGGGTGGAGAGTTGGAACAATTGGTGAAATTCTGACCCCAAAAGGATATATAAGAGGTCCATTTGGCTCAGCGTTAAAAAAAGATGAAATGGTAGAGCTGGGAGTACCTGTTTATGAGCAACAACATGCAATATATAATCATAGGGAGTTTAGATATTTTATAACTGAAGAAAAATATAAGAGTTTAAAGAGATTTGCAGTAAAAAAGGACGATTTTGTAATTTCATGTTCAGGAACATTAGGCAAAGTTACTGTAATAAAAGAAGATGATCCTATCGGGATCATAAACCAAGCATTATTAATACTAAGAGTAGACCCAAATAAATTAGCTCCAATTTGCTTTAAGTACTTTATAACCTCAAAAGAAGGTAACGCTAAGTTAATTGCTGATGCAGGAGGAAGCGCTCAAGTGAACATTGCTAAACGGGAGGAAGTTGAATCTATACCAATAGTAATACCGGATTTAAAACAGCAAAATATCGTATCGAAGCTCCTTTCAACATGTGATTATTACATTAATATTAAGCTTAAAGAAAATGATTTATTAGAGAAGTCTAAAGAAATATTCCTCACAAAAGTTACAACGGTAGGAGGATAA
- a CDS encoding type I restriction endonuclease subunit R: protein MNFTEGSLEKAVIELFKDENYQHENGTLIHKEISDVLLRDDLKAFLFNRYSNDDITLNEIDSIIRQMEVLPTSTLYESNKAIIKMISDGFILKREDRSKKDLFIQLIDFDTDNIDNNIFRIVNQLEIQGYEKRIPDAIVYVNGLPLVVIEFKSAVKENTTIKDAYTQLTVRYQRDIPELFKYNAFCVISDGVNNKAGSLFAPYDFFYAWRKIEGNESFEKDGIDSLYSMVKGLFNQKRFLEVVRHFIYFPDTSNKKEKIVPRYPQYYAATKLLKSIKRNMRPQGSGKGGTYFGATGSGKSYTMLYLTRLLMRDKDLQSPTVVLISDRTDLDDQLAGQFTNAKYFIGDDQVISVESREDLKVYLQNRKSGGVFLTTIQKFNEDVDLLTYRNNVICISDEAHRSQTNLDQKIKITKDGVEKKYGFAKHLHNSLPNATYVGFTGTPVDATIDVFGEVEDAYTMIEAVYDEITVRIVYEGRAAKVNLNETKLHEIEEYYKVCETAGANEYQIDESKRAVTQMEVILGDPKRLKLVAEDFVEHYEKRIEEGATVKGKAMFVAANRHIAYDLYKEIIALRPEWAEVRVCDEGIELSDKEKKEIKPMEKIKMVMTRNKDDSKELYDLLGTKEYRKELDRQFKNEKSNFKIAIVVDMWLTGFDVPSLDTIYIDKPIQQHTLIQTISRVNRVYEGKETGLVVDYFGIKSNLNVAMKKYGVVEGENFDGIDKAVVIVKDQLDLLAKIFYKFDNTAYFQGTPLQQLQCLNLAAEFVQQTEQLEKRFMSITKKLRSAYNLCVSSEDISQLERDYIHYYLAIRSIIHKLTKGDAPDTAQMNEKVRQMMEEALISEGVEEVFKLDKNDPKNNADLFSDEYLAKINKIKLPNTKIKLLQKLLSKAIEEFKKTNKIQGVDFSKRFKKLVEQYNERKDFQALQSDVLDDVAEQFADLFAELMKERDSFKELGIDYEEKAFYDILKAISEKHEFDYPHEKLIKLSQEIKAIIADKARYTDWSSRDDIKAELKVDLILTLAENDYPPVPKDEIFKEIFEQAENFKKYRA from the coding sequence ATGAATTTTACAGAAGGATCTCTAGAAAAGGCTGTAATTGAGCTTTTTAAAGATGAAAACTACCAACATGAAAATGGAACACTTATCCATAAGGAGATAAGTGATGTACTTCTTCGTGATGATTTAAAGGCATTTTTATTCAATCGTTATTCTAACGATGATATTACCCTGAATGAGATAGACAGTATTATTCGGCAAATGGAAGTGCTACCTACATCAACTTTGTACGAAAGCAATAAAGCTATTATCAAAATGATTTCTGATGGTTTTATTCTGAAACGAGAGGACCGAAGCAAAAAGGATTTATTTATTCAATTAATAGATTTCGATACTGATAATATCGACAACAATATATTTAGAATAGTGAACCAATTGGAAATACAAGGATATGAAAAACGTATTCCCGATGCAATTGTTTACGTTAACGGTTTACCACTAGTAGTAATAGAGTTTAAAAGTGCTGTTAAAGAAAATACGACAATAAAGGATGCCTATACTCAGCTTACTGTTCGTTACCAGAGGGATATTCCTGAACTTTTTAAGTATAATGCATTTTGTGTTATTAGTGATGGAGTAAATAATAAGGCTGGTTCGTTATTTGCTCCCTATGATTTCTTTTATGCATGGCGAAAAATAGAAGGTAATGAATCGTTTGAAAAGGATGGCATTGATTCACTTTACTCAATGGTGAAGGGTCTATTTAACCAAAAACGTTTCCTAGAAGTGGTACGTCATTTTATTTACTTCCCTGATACGAGCAATAAAAAAGAGAAAATTGTTCCTCGTTATCCGCAATATTATGCGGCAACAAAATTATTGAAAAGTATTAAGAGAAACATGAGGCCGCAAGGTTCTGGTAAGGGTGGTACGTATTTTGGAGCGACAGGTTCTGGTAAGAGTTATACCATGCTATATCTTACAAGACTTTTAATGAGAGATAAAGACCTACAAAGCCCAACTGTTGTCTTGATATCAGATAGAACTGATTTAGATGATCAACTTGCGGGGCAATTTACAAATGCTAAGTACTTTATTGGTGATGATCAAGTCATAAGTGTGGAAAGTCGGGAAGATTTAAAGGTTTACCTACAAAATAGAAAAAGTGGCGGCGTATTCTTAACTACTATTCAGAAGTTTAATGAAGATGTTGATTTGCTAACTTATAGAAACAATGTTATTTGTATTTCGGACGAAGCCCATCGTTCACAAACAAATCTTGACCAAAAAATAAAAATTACTAAAGATGGTGTCGAGAAAAAATATGGTTTTGCCAAGCATTTACACAATTCTCTGCCGAATGCAACTTATGTTGGTTTTACCGGAACACCGGTGGATGCAACCATAGATGTATTTGGGGAAGTAGAAGATGCTTACACAATGATCGAAGCTGTATACGATGAAATAACTGTACGGATTGTTTATGAGGGAAGAGCTGCTAAAGTAAATCTAAATGAAACAAAATTACATGAAATCGAAGAGTACTATAAAGTGTGCGAGACTGCTGGAGCTAATGAATATCAGATCGATGAAAGTAAAAGAGCAGTAACCCAAATGGAAGTTATTCTTGGTGATCCTAAACGGTTAAAATTAGTGGCTGAAGATTTTGTAGAGCATTATGAAAAGAGAATTGAAGAAGGTGCAACAGTAAAAGGTAAGGCAATGTTTGTCGCTGCCAATCGACATATTGCCTATGACTTGTATAAGGAAATTATTGCACTACGTCCAGAGTGGGCAGAAGTTAGAGTCTGTGACGAAGGTATAGAGCTTTCTGATAAAGAAAAAAAAGAAATTAAACCAATGGAAAAAATTAAAATGGTCATGACTCGTAATAAAGATGACAGTAAAGAACTGTATGACCTGTTAGGTACGAAAGAATATCGTAAAGAGTTAGATAGGCAATTTAAAAATGAAAAATCAAACTTCAAAATAGCCATCGTTGTTGATATGTGGCTAACGGGATTTGATGTACCATCACTTGATACCATATATATTGATAAACCAATTCAGCAGCACACCCTGATTCAGACGATTTCACGAGTAAACCGTGTCTATGAAGGTAAAGAAACAGGATTAGTTGTCGATTATTTTGGAATAAAGAGCAATTTAAATGTAGCAATGAAAAAATATGGAGTTGTAGAGGGAGAAAATTTTGATGGTATTGATAAGGCAGTCGTTATTGTAAAGGACCAGCTAGATCTATTAGCAAAAATCTTTTATAAATTTGATAATACTGCTTACTTTCAAGGAACCCCATTGCAACAGTTACAGTGCTTAAATCTAGCGGCAGAATTTGTACAACAAACGGAGCAATTAGAAAAACGCTTTATGTCAATAACGAAGAAACTTCGCTCTGCCTACAATTTATGTGTGTCTAGTGAAGATATAAGTCAATTAGAAAGAGATTATATTCACTATTACCTAGCTATAAGGTCCATCATCCATAAACTAACAAAAGGTGATGCTCCGGATACTGCCCAAATGAATGAAAAAGTAAGGCAGATGATGGAAGAAGCGTTAATAAGTGAAGGCGTGGAAGAAGTATTCAAACTTGATAAAAATGATCCGAAAAATAATGCAGACTTATTTAGTGATGAATACTTGGCTAAGATCAATAAAATTAAACTACCAAACACTAAAATTAAGCTTCTACAAAAACTATTGTCAAAAGCAATTGAGGAATTTAAGAAAACCAATAAAATTCAGGGTGTTGACTTTTCAAAGAGATTTAAGAAATTGGTTGAACAATATAATGAAAGAAAAGATTTCCAAGCTTTGCAAAGTGATGTTTTGGATGATGTTGCGGAACAATTCGCTGATTTGTTCGCAGAATTAATGAAAGAGCGCGACTCTTTCAAGGAATTAGGAATTGATTATGAGGAAAAGGCCTTCTACGATATTCTCAAAGCAATTTCCGAGAAACATGAATTTGATTACCCGCACGAGAAACTTATTAAACTATCACAAGAAATAAAGGCAATCATCGCGGACAAGGCTAGATACACAGACTGGTCCAGTAGAGATGATATTAAGGCAGAGCTAA
- a CDS encoding type I restriction-modification system subunit M: MAIKKQVKEKSMEETLWDSANKLRGSVEASEYKHVVLGLIFLKFASDKFEERKAELIDEGKEKYVDMVEFYTMKNVFYLPEISRWSYLVENAKQEDIALKIDTALFTVEKNNPSLKGALPDNYYSRLNFDVNKLASLIDTINNINTLKDKQQDIVGRIYEYFLSKFALAEGKGKGEFYTPKSIVNLIAEMLEPFKGKIYDPACGSGGMFVQSVKFIESHQGNKKDISIYGQEYTNTTYKLAKMNLAIRGISANLGETAADTFFNDQHKDLKADFIMANPPFNQKQWRAENELTDDPRWAGYEVPPRGNANYAWILNIVSKLSENGVAGFLLANGALSGGGDEYKIRKKMIENDLVEAIVVLPRNLFYTTDISVTLWILNKNKKARTVEQNGRLKKYRNRSNEILFMDLRQMGIPFEKKYVQFSDEDIKKVATIYHNWQQINFEDTYQNIGELCYSATLEEVEKKDFSLVPSKYIEFINRDENLDFDEKMTVLQSEFTELLKAEEQSKVDLLSVFKELGYEIKL, from the coding sequence ATGGCTATAAAGAAACAGGTTAAAGAAAAGAGTATGGAGGAAACATTATGGGATTCCGCCAATAAATTACGCGGATCCGTTGAGGCTTCAGAATATAAACACGTTGTTTTAGGATTAATCTTTTTGAAATTTGCTAGTGATAAATTTGAAGAGCGAAAAGCGGAGTTAATAGATGAGGGTAAAGAAAAATATGTTGATATGGTTGAGTTTTACACCATGAAAAATGTATTCTATCTGCCTGAAATTTCGCGATGGAGTTACTTAGTAGAGAACGCAAAACAAGAAGATATTGCATTAAAAATTGATACAGCACTTTTTACAGTTGAGAAAAATAACCCATCGCTTAAAGGTGCTTTACCTGATAATTATTATTCTCGTTTAAATTTTGATGTAAATAAATTAGCATCCTTAATAGATACGATTAATAACATCAATACGCTTAAAGACAAGCAACAAGATATTGTAGGTCGGATTTATGAATACTTCCTTAGTAAATTCGCATTAGCAGAAGGAAAAGGTAAAGGAGAATTCTACACTCCGAAAAGTATTGTAAATCTTATTGCAGAAATGCTTGAACCATTTAAAGGTAAAATTTATGACCCTGCTTGTGGTTCAGGGGGTATGTTTGTTCAATCAGTAAAGTTTATTGAATCACATCAGGGAAATAAGAAAGATATATCGATTTACGGACAGGAGTATACAAATACAACCTACAAACTAGCAAAGATGAACCTAGCTATAAGAGGAATTTCGGCTAATCTAGGTGAAACGGCTGCAGACACTTTCTTTAATGACCAACATAAGGATTTGAAGGCAGATTTCATTATGGCAAATCCTCCATTTAATCAGAAGCAATGGAGGGCTGAAAATGAGTTAACAGATGACCCACGTTGGGCAGGATACGAAGTGCCACCTAGAGGAAACGCAAACTATGCTTGGATTTTAAATATTGTTTCTAAACTATCTGAGAATGGTGTAGCTGGATTTTTATTAGCAAATGGTGCGTTGAGCGGTGGTGGTGACGAGTATAAAATACGTAAGAAGATGATTGAAAATGATTTAGTGGAAGCCATTGTCGTATTACCTCGGAACCTTTTTTATACTACTGATATAAGTGTTACACTTTGGATCCTAAATAAAAATAAAAAAGCTCGGACAGTTGAACAAAATGGTAGGTTGAAAAAATATCGCAATCGTTCCAATGAAATTCTATTTATGGATTTAAGACAAATGGGTATTCCATTCGAGAAAAAATATGTTCAATTTTCTGATGAAGATATCAAAAAAGTAGCAACAATCTATCATAATTGGCAACAAATTAATTTTGAAGATACTTATCAAAATATCGGAGAATTATGCTACAGTGCAACACTAGAAGAAGTAGAGAAGAAGGACTTTTCCCTAGTACCAAGTAAATATATAGAGTTCATCAACCGAGATGAGAATCTAGATTTTGATGAGAAAATGACAGTACTACAATCTGAGTTTACTGAATTACTTAAAGCTGAAGAACAATCTAAAGTTGATTTACTTAGCGTATTTAAGGAGTTAGGATATGAAATCAAATTATAA